The segment CTtcgaagggcgggtatattttttatttttattttataaagaaatataattttatatttgtgttttttgtaattatattgtgtttgtctttgtaatcatatatgtgtattgaatttgtgatgttgtATAACTATAAATTTGTACCTAGTGTTTTGAGATCCGTTCTAAACCCGCTTGAACCGATAAACTCATTGATCCGGTATGTAATCTGGTttgagttttaagaaaaaatattatttaagcaTCCACGAAAACTCACGAAAACCCTTTAAAACCCATAATCCGACTATcagttgaaccactggttgaactaATGTGTAACTTAGTTAttaactctttttatttttagttatattattagaatctgtttgtattctaattaggaagttagattttgacccgccttttAAATGgatggatatatttttattttacatattttttagaaatttaatttttatattttagtttttctttgtaatcatatgtgggtcaaatatttttaaaaagttattagTAAGAGCTTTTgataattgtattaaatttgtGATGTTGCAAACCTAAATATTTGTGCTATttaattttgtagtttttacttatttttagaaatttgatgtttatattttagtttttaatcatatttgggtaaaatatttttaaaaaattattagtaagagttttgaccaaaataaattatgtgtaaatttttttatatatgtgtattaggattattagtaaaaattatcaggatttaaaaaattcttttttcaTGTCTAAATTGCACTAATCAAAATCTAACGTTTTAtcatcagattttaaaattatttcttattcaaataaaaaacagtattattGTCACCATCAATTTTTCCTTTAAAAGAATAAACATCATCATCACAGAACCCAGATTTTTTGTAACCAAACAATTTCCCAGTTTTTCCCTCAAAAAGAATTATAACATGCACGTGTGCGTAATGCATCATATTGATCAATTGATCATCGTTTCCATTCTGACAACATTTTGTAATTTGTTCAAACAGTTATTCCTTTTTAATCATGGTCGAGCAGTTATTGTAGAAGTTTGAAAAAATGCTGGTTATTAGGAATTTAAGTGGCGgttagattaaaaatatatataacttatagatGCAGTTATATTAAAAGGCATTTATTGTTAGGaattttaaattggacctaactaatatcaattggacatgtttaagaattaatagtattgattcaAAAAAACTTTCGTGTTTTGCATCCTGAAAACGTTTCTGCCACAACAATAATTTTATCATCTACTCTGTTAAAATAGAGTGATACTTTTATCTATCATGAAAATTATCATTTAAGTTTTAGACTTATTCATAGTTCTACCATTTAATATACACATTCATTATACAATATAATTGATATTAACTTAATTACTTAATCtactaaaaatatgatattagtTGGGTAAGAATCTGTATTGTTACcatattttgtttgaaaatttgttaagtttttaaGTAAagacttaagaaaaaattaaattttatacaaatagttTATCACAAAAAATCTtaatttaccatatttaaaattatttgaataaatatcaaatgGTAAAGGAAAGTTAGTTACTTGATTCACCATAATAAATCTGCacatatgaaaattatataaataattagatcaTTTTTGCAACAAATTATTAAATCGacttagaaataaaaatataatttcatactCAAAAGACAATATAACTTTTCAACGATGATTCTTTAAAATCTCTTCACCAcaagataaattaatatattccATAAAATATGAATTCTCTCAAGAACCATACAAgtaatataagatatatatatgtatttctaCTAATTTGAAAacctaaaaagtaaaaaataatttatttttatgagaACAAATTTATCTGACTATTATCCGTATGCTAAATTGCTAATACAATCTCCACTTTcagaaattattaaatttaaaataagtaactaatatactgtatatatatacataattttatcggttcggtttaaaaaaaatctgcgTTTTAATGCGGGTACTATTCTTGTTTCTCTTATACGAAAggaaaaatttaaatttattgacGAACCACAGTTTTGAAGAATTAAATGTGCTAATCGTTACTGTTTTGTGCAATTTCATTCCAAGAACTTACACCagaacacaaaaataaaaactaatattttctcCGTTTCAGATTAATTGTCGttgtagataaaaaaaaattgtttctaaataaatttcattttagttttaatagaaaatttattaataaatattttttgtttatttttcttttaattaaatatggttaggtgtataaataatgatgtttttatttcaaaaatatacaaattaaatgttttttaatttgcgtgtacaaaaataaaacaacaataaattgaaacaaaaggagtaattaaaaactaaagaaGCTGTcggaaaaaaagacaaaattataATTGAAACTACATTACTACTGTAAGTCCATTTATTATTCGAATCCCACATTATTCACGTTACAACATCTACATGTATGAATACgtgtatttataatatataaaagagtaTACGTcgtgttgatcaaaaaaaaaaggagtatACGTcgttaaatgattttttatataaatgttcgTATCCTCACATTGAACATGTGGCGTAAGCCCTTAGTATatccattttttatatataaccaGAGGCTCAATTATTACAAAGAACTAGGAAGTATAAATACGAAGAGGACCATACACAACAAATCAATCAGTTCCAACTTCCAAATATATAGAGTTTTTCAATATTTCCAAATACTTAGCAACAATCGGATAGCAAAGAACATGATGAAGATTCATCCTGTCCAAGCTTTACTTGTGGACTCCAGCGTCGGAGAAGACAAGAGTTCGGCGTACTTGACGACGGAGCAAGAGAGTTTCACGATTTGGATGAGATCTCTGGTGTTCCATAGCAAAGGCTGCACAGTTTTTGACTCCAAAGGAAACTTAATCTACCGAGTGGATAACTATGATTCGAAAAGTCGTTGTGAAGTTTACCTTATGGACTTATATGGAGAAGTTATGTTTAAATTTCAACAAACGTTGGGTCTATTCAAATCTTGTGAAGGATACAACTCAACCGGCACAAGATTTAGACTAAGAAAAAACTTCAAAGTTTCATCTTCGTCGTTCAAAGTTGTAATGGGATCTGGTAATTAAAGATGATCGACAGTCTTGCTATAAGATTGTAAATGGTGGATTGGGGTTCACAATCAAAGATGGATCAGGAAGATTAATGGCAGAAGTTAAAAAGAAACAAGCTCATATTAATGGTTTGGATTTCGGAGAAGATGTTTTGACAATGGTGGTGGAGCCACAAGTAGatcattcttttataatgggtATTGTTATAGCTTATGGTCTTCTCAAATCTAAATTGTAATCACTTCTTGGAGGGAGGGTGGGATTGATTTATTTGTAAATTGACAGCGGTAAAtggaaatatacaaatattcaGAGAGTCAgcatatattgttttatttattacgttttttaaaaaaaaattattagtgatAGACCTAACTCACATCCAAAAGCTACCTTAAGAGTGAATGATTGtctatacacatatatattacaCAAAGACACTTACTATTTCGGATGTGGGATATCTAATAGCCCCTCTCGAAATGTGGGTGGAAAACGGTCCAACAAAATAGCTCAAGCCTAACATTTCGGACATACCACGTTAATATGGGCCACTTGTACAAACTACATAGGTAATAAACTGTTTATGTGAGAAATCATATGTTGGGTTTTCACCATAGATTCTGATATCATATTAGTGATGGATCTAACTCACATCCAAAAGCAAACTCAAGAGTAGAAGATTaccaatatacatatatattgtgcAAGGACACTTAATATCTTCGATATGGGATATCTAATACTCTCTCCGTTCGGATTTATATGATGTTTTACAATATGTCACATAAATTAAGGAAGTTGATGTAATATCTCTTTTAATCTTTCATTAGTGTTTAATTTTCAATTCATTTCATACCATTAGCGTTATAAATCATTAACTATAAGGGTAGAAAAGTTATATGTTACTTTTTTTATCTAGGATTTTGTGAACGCCaaatattttgacaaaaaataagtatgcctttaatttttgatttagaaaatttattttttctagaTAAGTATATAATCTTATAGGGAAAAAGAAATCGGGTTTTGAAACTGTTATTACGaatctaagggtttgtaaaagTATTTCTTCCTACACTCTTTGTTTCAATGGCTGATGAAAACTTACTGTTaattctaatttattttattaatataaataaataataatttagtgtttaaatttattgatcataatttatattagacataattaattaatattatcaaaactaaaataagaataaaaataactgaaaatattattttaaatataaaattttattttgtgattttagAGTAAAAACAAAAGTGAACACTAAATTTGTTGTTTATTTAGTATTATGGTCGGAATTACTCTAACTTATCTGGAGGGTTTGCTGTTTGCACCACATCTTTAAAACGTCAAATTTATGGgatgttttgtatttaataaccataaatatatataaaagggCACCAACAATATTAGCACAACATTAACTACATATATTAGGTATATAGTGCATACAACATTCTGAAttaaatgtatatatgtttgGTAACTAGCAAATGTAATTGGAACAGGTTAAGGAGATAATCAGGCCTGGAGATAATAGTAGAGTATGTATTTAGAGTAGTGTCACATAGAGTGGTCATAGACTCTTGGGAGAAGTACGAATGCACGAAAAGAAGCATATACCTCTTCATTCGTGTTTATAACTGGCAATAAGAAACAATTTCAAATGTGATAAGTTAACATTAACTAGTATTTTTAATTGGCAATAAGAatcagttgtttttttttgcgtCTGAAAACGTTTCGTTGAcagctgatattttttttttgcgtctgaaaaaaagatttaaaatgatTACTAATAAACAACAGTTTTGAATAATTCAATGTGCTAGGCCTAACTGTTCTTGTGCAGTATCATTCCACGAAACTTTCAGCAAGGAACACAAAAAAGTAATAATTGAAACTATATTACTATTGTATTGTATGTCCATTTATTATTCGAATCTCACATTATCCACGTTACAACGACCCCTGCATGTATGAATACgtgtatttatattatttaaaatacgtCGTTAagtatttttcatattaattaatgtCCGTATCTTCGCATTCAACATGTGGATGTAAAAACCTTCGTTTATTGGTCAACATGATAAACTTTCATTAAAGAAAATTAAGCGTGAAACTTACATGAatccaaaaatttattaatcaaattCGAAATGAATTTAGTTCCAAATTGAGTTGACATAGATAAAGTATACTTAAATCTGAAGTATTACTAACTGAACTGGATCCgacatatataaaattcaaatgaGATCTAGAATTGTGAATCCAAAACCCCCCAAAACTTTACCTCCCTAAAGTCTCTCTCTTGAATTGTGTGCAAATAATATGTTTCTTAAAAACATTTGTTAAATAATAGCGTAagatatgtaaaaaataattttaggatTGATCAATTTAAATCTGTAGAAACTTTTAAACCTTTAATGAAATCAAATATGATACATATTAATTctgaaattaaaagaaattgtgaattatttatagaaaataccctaaaataacattaaaaagtttttatcacaaaacaatcctaaatatttataaatattttgtgtattcgtatattttttgtaacttgtGAGTGTTTCTATTAAGCGAACTGGAAACTGATTTGGTTTGTGATTGAGTTGACTAAaaccttatattttttttaacaacaaaagaTTTAAAAACATTGCAATTGAAGTCTAAGACCTCATCTAATTTCAAACACAGAATATGATTATTGCTTGGTCCTTGTGGTTAGTCTCTTAGtatacatatatgaataatcatgctctaaaaGTAGTTCCAACAGCAAGgatttcttaagaaaaaaaatgtaacagaaataaatgaaaaacataaaaatcaaGTGAATAGTGAAAGAATCAATGCTTAGGAAGAGAGGGTTTAGAGCAACCGCAACCCTGAGACTTCTTTAggagtttttataattttttttaaaaaaaaattattattatttttttcaactaaaaaaaagataacaaatcACGGACCGCCACCTAACAATGGGGTCCGCGAACAGTGACAAACCTTAAAGaaagtcttttttttgtcacacaaAGAAAGACTTAAAGAGACCAATCCTTGATGTACCGCGGGATCCATcgaatttttattactttttaccTAGATTTTAGGACTAAAAAAATGGCAAGAGGCTCCATTAGAATTGCTCTTAGAGCATAAATATCCGTGGTTTTTAAAAggggtttttaaatttgaacTGTTTGTTGGCCCTACTAACGTGGATCTCACAAAAAATTAATAGCAGTCaccaaaataactaaataaggATCGGTATTTGAGGAGTTTTTGCATTGTTCACGGATTCCACCGACAcgtggctattgcactttcagtGTGATCCGCGATTGGTGcgctttttaaattttgttttaaccagacaaaaaaaaaattctttaagaAACCCTTAAATGGGTTTTCGGAATAAATATGGTCTTATTAGGCCACCATTATCATGGAACCTTAGCGGggttccaaaaaaaataattgtgtgGGCTCTATAAAAACCATAAGAATCGGTCACAGAAGTTATGAAATAAAGACCGATTTGGAGTGTTCCTTGCACTGTTCGCGGACCCCACTGACATGTAGACATCCGCAATTgattcattttgatttttttatttccgCTAAAAAGTATCCTAAGAAACCGTGCCACCGGTTTCAGTGATTATTATGCTTTTAGAACTCATCAAAAACTTAATCAAGAAAACACATGTCATTTAATAGTTTGCTAAGAtcattattaacaaaataaaaatggcTACATTTTAAACTtcaattatatagtttatatgatataaaaaatattttttttacattttcttataaatcttaaaataaaattatctatcTAACAAGTTCCATTATTCATaggttaaaattatatattaaatactaattaaaattgaatttattgaagtTTAATACAATAatagtatattaattttttaattaatgtaataCAATAGTACTAAAAActattaatttcgaaattaaaaaaatactaaaatttaagaTATAAAGGTAATTAtgtgtaattattatttttctctatatataGCCTTCAAATTTATCTTATCAAATCTCATAACATTGTGTATGTCTTTCTTTTCGTTACCAAGTGAAGATTAAAGCtttgttaattataatttatattctcgtttgatattttcttttatcatttttatgttttgttttaaactaaattaccttaaaattaaattaaataacaatattattaCAATGATAAGAAACTTTATGGATATCTACCATTGGAGCTAACAAATTTACTATAGTTTCttaacttaatttttatttaaattaaatattattgataCCATTAAGGTTGCTCTAAGACCTCCCTAAAGTCTATTACTTGCAATTGAATGTTTGGCATTAATTCACACGAAATAGTGACAACATTTATTTTGGGAATGATATtgatataaattgtaaatttgtGGAGAAATATGAATACACAAaattagggctgggcgttcgggtacccattcgggtttcggttcagtccattcgggtttcgggttttcggagtcaaagatttcagccccattcggatatttctaaattttggttcgggttcggttcagatctttgcgggttcggttcgggttcggataacccatttaaaatgtttttaaatttttaaaattcattatatactttaaattttcaaaatctataagaaagataatatattacatataaattttcataacatatatgtcaaaatatcttaatttaacatataaattgatttttttgaatatttggatatttttcaatatactttagctattttaaacatttacttttgactatttacatatattttctgagtattttggaaaacttaaaggtatcttatatatttttaatatttttaatatacattatatataaaaataatgtatatatttaagtatataaatttatttcggatacattcgggtatccaaaatatttcggttcggatcgggttcggtttcggttctttaaataccgaaattttgaacccgttcggatatttaatcaatttcggttcggattcggtgctactttttcggatcgggttcggttcggtttttcgggttcggattttttgcccagccctacacAAAATATTCAGGGATgcaagatatatattttttcttagtcACGTATTAAGACGagtttaaaagttaaaacttaaaGGTCATTACAAGAATAAACCCTCAAATTAAGTCTCTCTGGCTTGGATTGATTCAGACAAAATGTGGAGACGGTCGGCGTCGTTCATCCTCGACAAACACCAAAACAACAAACCCATGTCTCTAACTCCGTCCATCGACTCTCCTCCTCCACTCTCTGCTTCAGTGGCCGATGAAAACCCTAGCCCTAA is part of the Raphanus sativus cultivar WK10039 chromosome 5, ASM80110v3, whole genome shotgun sequence genome and harbors:
- the LOC108860189 gene encoding LOW QUALITY PROTEIN: protein LURP-one-related 3-like (The sequence of the model RefSeq protein was modified relative to this genomic sequence to represent the inferred CDS: inserted 2 bases in 1 codon) yields the protein MMKIHPVQALLVDSSVGEDKSSAYLTTEQESFTIWMRSLVFHSKGCTVFDSKGNLIYRVDNYDSKSRCEVYLMDLYGEVMFKFQQTLGLFKSCEGYNSTGTRFRLRKNFKVSSSSFKVVMGSXVIKDDRQSCYKIVNGGLGFTIKDGSGRLMAEVKKKQAHINGLDFGEDVLTMVVEPQVDHSFIMGIVIAYGLLKSKL